The genomic DNA TGCTCAGGTACGCAGAGGTAGCCATGATTGAGACATCACAATGAAATCTGCTTTCTTGGCGTCATCGCCTACTGCTTGTCTCTCCCCTACCACCAAATCTAGGAATTTgattaaaaattcagtgttcTTCCTCAGGATTAATCATTCTTTTATTTAGCAGGAGGgatatacatacatgcatacatagATACAACTAAAAAGGTACGCAGAACTAATTTAGTCCCTGTCTGCATACAGCAAAAATGTCCACAAGTGCATACCTAAGAGACCCTGCTTCTCTTCAAGTACAGCCGCGTTGAGTTCATCAGCTCAGTGTTTATGGGAAGGTCAGACTGACCGTCTGTAGATCACTCCATTTAAAAGGGACAGAGGCTACATGAGGCAGAGcatgaagagcagaaaaaaggCCCATAAGGTATTTTATTAAATCGTCACCTGTTGATTGGCGAGAATCTCACAGTAAACAGCTCTCATTCCCACAGCATCAGCAACACATGGTAAAAGCTACAGCCCTGCTGTTTCACAACACCGATGTTCTCCCCGCTGTCATTTTGCACAAGAATTTCTGTGCACTAAGATATCTGAAACCTTCTAACTGATCTATTAGCAGCTTCCTGTAAAAATAGGGGAAAAATGACTGTGCACAGaagcctgcctgccttccctggtGTTGATTCACCATCTAGTTTAAGTGTAATAAACTCTGATTGCATACAGCTTTTAAGGCTGGATTGGGAGATCCAGGCTTATTTCCATGCCTGGAAATACAGTAGTGTCCACAACTTAATTTCTACAACATATGATAAATACTGTAAAACCAAACACACCTCAGTTACGTGCAGTTGTGTTTATTCTAAATCCAGCTCCAGCTCGAGGTTTGGCAGTGCCTGCTGAAGGATGTGAGCAGTAGTTTCTTTCTGTCTTATTCCAGGAAGGTCACTCAGAAACAAATATTCAAGGttcctataaatatttaaaaagaaaagtcagcGACTACTATTTAACTGTTGACACAGAAATTAGACAAAGGATTATTCTACCATAGTTATTTGGAGTATTTTAAAAGGTTACTGGTTCTAatggaagttttttttcttaagtgggTGCTTAAAGCTTTTAGCTCACCGTAATCTCTGTCCTATATAGCTTAAAAAGAGATCCTGGACCCCACACATCACGAAGCTTCCTTTATATtcaataatatttaataatttcaatAGTGATTTAgtgaaagttattttaatgtaaataatataGAAAGTCCTTAACAATAACCTTCTGTAGGATGACATCCAAGTCACCTCGTCACCCATTTGCAGATGGCCATTAACTCCATGTAATACCAAACAGCCCTGAGTTACGGATGTGCTCCAGAGCCGCAGCGGCGCAGTGCCTGACCCACGCTGCTTCCCATGCCTGAGCCCTAGGAAACACCACCACCCTAAGACCTTTCCGGCTACAGTGAGCACGAGACAACTGAGTGACAGGAAGCAGTACAAGGTGTAGAAAGGCAATAAAAGTTCCAGGACACTGCCAAAGCCTGCTCTGAAAAGGAACTGCAGCAGGGGGGTTGGGTAGAAACCAAAGCGATCATTAATTACTCATTCTCAAGCAAAACCCACGTCAAGTGCTAACGTGAAAGGGAGCTGTATGCATTCACTACTCTTGCAAAAGTTGTATGTCAGCAAAGAGCATGTGTCCTGCTCTAATTTGTGCAGCAATCAACCTACGCTATGTAAGTTCCTTCAGGTGAGAATGGGAGATGCTGTGCTCAGCTCCAAAGGCAGAAGCGCAACTATGGATTCACATACTGCAGCAGAGGATTCTGGCTTTCTCAGCTGCAGGCCTCAGTGCTACACAACTCCCTGACACGGCCTTAAAAGGCCAGTgactcatagaatcacagaatcattcaggttggaaaagacctctaagatcatcaagtccaaccccaacccaacacccccaggcctcctaaaccatgtcccccagtgccacgtctgcacagtttttgaacccccccagggatggtgactcccccacctctctgggcagcctgtgccaatgcctgaccgctcccTCAGTAAAGACATTGatcctaatacccaacctaaacctcccctgatgcagcttgaggccatttcctctcatcctatcactagttacctgggagaagagaccaatccccacctcactacaacctcctttcaggcagttgcagagagcgataaggtctcccctcagcctccccttctccaggctaaacaaccccagttccctcaatcTCTCTCATaaaacctgctctccagacccttcaccagttaATTCGCCTGTCTTTCCAGAGCTATCCACAACACTGTGTCTTCAATCACACTTGAAGAAAcatctcctgcagcagcagtgccatccctccctcccaggcTGTCATGCAGGTCAGTCCCCAGACCCAGCCATTCCACAGCCCCACATGCATCTGAAGCACCCCAGAAATGTTGGGACTTCAGCCCTCCAATCAACACAATCCCCAAACCATGGGGTGGTAACCGCTAGGGAGCAAGAAAACCTCAGCAGCTCGCATACGTCAGCTTGTGCAGTGCAATGATGCCTTTATCTGTGACATTCCCACAGGAAATTATCTTCAGCTGGAGGAGGGTCTTCTGTAGATTCTTCGTCTTGCTGAGCCTCTGCAGACACTCGTCCTGTATGTAAATACACTTCTGCAGCGTGATTTCTGTCACATGTTCGAGACCATCTGGAAAGACCAAAATGAGTACTTCCTTCAGAATACCAGGAACAACCTGTTCTTGTTCTCGCTCGCCAATGTAGTAACTGCCTCCAAAATCACACAGCAACGTGCTCCTCTAAACAGTGAGGCCATAACACACAATGAAGCTCCAACGTCCCTTTATGGGacttaaaatatatgaaaaccCCCAGGGTTTGTATCTTTTTGGTAGGATCCTAACAGCTTTGATGTGGGCAAGTAGCAAAAAAAGCTTTACAAGCTTGGGAGATAACGATGACTCTGAATTAGGAATGCAATAATGCAAAAATTCAAGGTCCCCtgtcaataaaaagaaaataatctgttccccattttggatttttttatttaaaggagacctgaaataatctcttttttattttgtaagaaaCTGAGAgcttgctccttttttttttttgtctttgaagacATCATAAATGCCTGAAGAACAAGCAGTATTATGACTTGACAGACACCAAAAACATCActtggtttaaaagaaaaaggatatttaAAGTAGTGTTTTTGGCTACTTAACTATGAACTCAGTGAAACAGCAAATCTTTGTTGCATTTCCTTAATGCTACTGTCACTTCAGGTAAGGGCTGATGAAGTTCCCCATCTCTTTCTGCTTCACAGCACACCTCCAGCAAAACCTTGGGAACTGCTGAATATTTGTGGAGccattttaagggaaaaaagaagaaaaaaaaaagatttcaaaagatTTCTCTCTGTCTTACTAAGGAACAAGACAATGACCTGGTTATTCATATTTTGATGCAACTGAAAGAACTATGACCATTCCATATAATCTTTGCACAGCTGTGCCTACATTACCCAAATAGTCAAATCCTCTGTACATGATACAAGAGTCGGTGGCATTAATTGCTTCTATCTTGTATTTCCCCAAGGGCCCCGTTGGGAGACCGTTGTAGTCCTGCTGCCATTTCTGATGGCCTTGGTAGCGCACCAGGGCACCGCATCGCAACAGCCATTCCGACGCTGCCTGTCGGGGCCAACGGCTTCTATACGTTCGTAGTCCACTCTGCCAAGACAGAAAGAGAGTTAACACAGTTTCTATAATGTGGCAGATTTATTGCCTTTATGATAATAATACTGTACCACAAATATTTGGGTATATGCATGATGTCAGAAAAGTAGGAATATGATTTACTGGAAGTCATTTACGTATAATTATTTGGGTTGTGCTGGTTCTCAGTCTAGCataagggtttttaaaatttgttttaaatggcaGTTACcattggttaaaaaaaaaaatgaaaaaaagaatacaaatgcAACTTGACTTGGCATGTGTTAACCCTTCTAATTGGTTGTTTCCTTCCACGTATGAGATAAAAAACACCTTTCTTTACCCAGAATAAGGCTTTACAACAATTGCAAATCTGTCCTCCAAACATAGTTTTATTATATAAAAAGAGAACATTGCCTGTCAAATGTATGTCATTCCTGAAGCCTCCTTCTCAACAATATTTCAAAAAGGCACACCTCAGCATGGACCCGTTCCATTAAAGGATATCTTATTCTGGTAAGCGATGCTGAAGACAGAAGCAAGAGCCTCTTGTCTGGTTGAGCTTCCCGCCCATCACAGCCATCAGCCACACCACACGACCCTTTCCACAGAACTAGAAGACATAAGGCAAAGCTATCCACTACTGGCAAAAGTTATGGGGCAGACGAAATTTCTGAGAGAAAGGctttatatttctaaaaacaaatgtgaaatCCTTGTGTGGCTGAATCACATTTTAAGTGATGGGTTGGTTAGATGCTTTCCTAAGTAAAGGGGGCATGGTTGTCTACGGGCTTAAATGCAGTCAGGGGTCAAAGGCAGACCAGCATTTAGGGAGAGAATCCACATCAAAGCTTGCCTTGGCCACCCCAGGGAGGGACCAAGGTGCACACCTTCCTCTGGAAGGCCTGAGCTTTCTATCTGGAAACAGGCAAGGAACGACCCCTGCCAAGCATGCACATGCCAttggagggaaaagaagagCACCGGTAATAGAGGATGTTCTCTCCAGC from Phalacrocorax aristotelis chromosome 9, bGulAri2.1, whole genome shotgun sequence includes the following:
- the DMAC2L gene encoding LOW QUALITY PROTEIN: ATP synthase subunit s, mitochondrial (The sequence of the model RefSeq protein was modified relative to this genomic sequence to represent the inferred CDS: inserted 1 base in 1 codon) encodes the protein MMLLGKLVQPVCSLSRLPPPPGACRHFWGWLNAVFNKVDYERIEAVGPDRXASEWLLRCGALVRYQGHQKWQQDYNGLPTGPLGKYKIEAINATDSCIMYRGFDYLDGLEHVTEITLQKCIYIQDECLQRLSKTKNLQKTLLQLKIISCGNVTDKGIIALHKLTNLEYLFLSDLPGIRQKETTAHILQQALPNLELELDLE